The Salvia splendens isolate huo1 unplaced genomic scaffold, SspV2 ctg277, whole genome shotgun sequence DNA window GGATGTCTCCTAATCTTAGatggaaatattaaataaatttatatggaAATATTGCCAAAATCCACAAAAAAGATTTTCCGTATCTTGAGAGGTACAGAGATTAACTTACCATATgggaggaaaataaagtttgacCTTAGAAAAAtattggtagtttttttttactCAATGGTATATCAAATGACAATAGTCTATACATAATTATTCTAGGTGCAATAggtaaaaattcttttttttactcaaCTATAGGTTTCTAGTAATTTCGTATTTTCATCAAAAGGCAATAACTCATCAACACCATGGAAAAAAACACGCATGTTGACTCTAAAAAAAAATCCTCTACAATCAATCATAATAGCACGCAAAAATATTTTGGAAAAGTACttaaatatatttatgaatGAATAATTGCGTTATAGAACTTTCCCTATACCAGGCAAAGAGACTTCACtccaaaatacacacacaatgagttaagaaaagaaaagaattcaCATATTAATGTAATTGGAGCACACAATATTATTttggaaaaagtaattaaatatcTTTAggaatgaataattaaataccAATGCGACTTCATCTCAAAACAgctgaaaagaaaaaaaaattatgctaAGCTAAGAGGAtttttaattaagatattaattattaatattttaattaaaaaatagtgtTTTGAGTGTATCTATAGTTAAAGGTTGTTGCTCTCCCTCCATTATCTTCCCTTTTTGTCGTTTGATTTCCTAAAGGAAACACCTCTTTTCTGCGATTCAAATCGCAAATAATCTCAATTACTTGGAGATTTACCATATTTACTCCTCGATTGCCCTTCTGTCTTCTTATATAGGGTTTTCATTCTCTCTGTCTTTTCATATCAAACCAAATCCAATCTCCTTCTCTCTTCAATCTTAATTAATACTCgatcatcaacatcaatttcaaCCGCTTCTCCTTCTCAAATCTTGAATTGATTCGATGGAGGAGGGAGACAGCGGCAGAATTCCGGTGATCAAGATAAAAATCCCAAAGAAGGCGGAGGAGGAAGAGGGTGTTCCGAGCCACTACTGCAAGGAATGCGACCGGAGCTTCAGCTCAGGGAAGGCGCTGGGAGGGCACATGAGCTCTGCGCATGTTCAAGCTAACAAGGAGTACTCGATGAGGAAGGCGATGAGCTTCAACTCCAAATCCAAATCATCATCGCCTGGATCTCCTTGTTGCTCCTGCGGAATCTGCGGTAGGGTTTTCCAGTCGCAGAAATCCCTCTTTGGCCACATGCGGTGCCACCCCGAGCGGGATTGGCGCGGGATGGAGCCTCCATCGACGCCGCGAGACGCCAAATCAGAATCGTCGGAAGAGCTAGGGTTTTTCAGTGGGAAGCCTTGGCCTACTTGCAAGAGGGGGCGGCCGGcggtggagaaggagaaggagaaggtgGATGAGGTGGAGGAGATGTTCAAGGTGGCGGTGCAGGTGCTGGCGAGAGGGAAGATGGAAAGGGAGTATCGGTGCGATACGTGTGGTAAGGTTTTCAAGAGCCACGAGGCGCTCGGAGGGCACCGGGCCAGCCACAAGAAGTTCAAGATGTCGATCATCAACACGAGCACCCGCCATCTCGAGCCCAAGAAGATGCCAAGGACCAAGAAGAATAAGATGATGATGACTAAGCCTGATTTTGTCACTAGTGATCCTGGTCCTAGTGA harbors:
- the LOC121789568 gene encoding zinc finger protein ZAT1-like, with product MEEGDSGRIPVIKIKIPKKAEEEEGVPSHYCKECDRSFSSGKALGGHMSSAHVQANKEYSMRKAMSFNSKSKSSSPGSPCCSCGICGRVFQSQKSLFGHMRCHPERDWRGMEPPSTPRDAKSESSEELGFFSGKPWPTCKRGRPAVEKEKEKVDEVEEMFKVAVQVLARGKMEREYRCDTCGKVFKSHEALGGHRASHKKFKMSIINTSTRHLEPKKMPRTKKNKMMMTKPDFVTSDPGPSDHVDGDADSASASGFLIDIDLNMSPPEEEEVEDKGMEDSWNDMR